In Lepisosteus oculatus isolate fLepOcu1 chromosome 15, fLepOcu1.hap2, whole genome shotgun sequence, one genomic interval encodes:
- the asb11 gene encoding ankyrin repeat and SOCS box protein 11 isoform X2 produces MAEKLNLVLDTFTQKRSDVTGISALSLGSRYNLYGNYICHSFQGGSWADRSPLHDAAFQGRLLTLKTLIAQGFNVNIMTIDRMSPLHDACLGGHVACAKVLLENGANVNSVTVDGITPLYNACCSGSAACVNVLLEYGSIPQPDGQLASPVYEATKRGHRECMELLLANGVNIDLEIPQTGTPLYVACTFQRTDCVKKLLQLGANVHKGRLQDTPLHAAARKSSAKVVEMLIDYGADVKSRNSEGNRPVEVCAPNTAVERALLLREGPTALTQLCRLCIRQCLGRLRLHKLSSLDLPDRLKEFLLYR; encoded by the exons ATGGCGGAAAAGCTGAATTTAGTGCTTGACACTTTTACGCAAAAGAGAAGTGATGTCACCGGGATTTCTGCCCTCTCGTTGGGTTCTAGATATAACTTGTATGGAAATTATATCTGCCATTCATTTCAGGGGG GCTCCTGGGCTGACAGATCTCCTCTTCACGATGCCGCCTTCCAGGGCCGCCTTCTCACCCTCAAGACTCTCATTGCACAG GGTTTTAATGTGAATATTATGACCATCGACAGGATGTCTCCCCTGCATGACGCCTGTCTGGGAGGTCACGTTGCCTGTGCTAAGGTTCTCCTGGAGAATGGGGCAAAT GTGAATTCAGTGACTGTGGATGGCATCACCCCTCTGTACAATGCCTGCTGCAGTGGCAGTGCAGCCTGTGTCAATGTGTTGCTGGAGTATGGATCCATTCCACAGCCAGATGGCCAGCTTGCGTCACCCGTTTATGAAGCAACAAAGAGAG GTCACAGAGAGTGCATGGAGCTTTTACTCGCAAATGGAGTGAATATTGACTTAGAGATTCCACAGACGGGGACACCTCTTTATGTTGCCTGCACCTTTCAAAGGACAGACTGTGTCAAGAAGCTGCTACAGTTAG GAGCTAATGTTCACAAAGGCAGACTTCAGGATACCCCCCTTCATGCAGCTGCAAGGAAATCCAGTGCCAAAGTAGTGGAGATGTTGATCGATTATGGAGCAGATGTGAAATCCCGAAACAGTGAGGGGAACAGGCCTGTGGAAGTGTGTGCGCCAAACACAGCAGTGGAGAGAGCCCTGTTATTACGAGAAG GGCCCACTGCTCTGACACAACTGTGTCGCCTTTGTATACGGCAGTGCCTGGGGCGATTGAGGCTACACAAACTTTCCAGCTTAGATCTTCCAGATCGGTTAAAAGAGTTCCTGCTCTACAGGTAA
- the asb11 gene encoding ankyrin repeat and SOCS box protein 11 isoform X3, whose product MFCSEMAGMLTDIAVWREPWNRLYQMHGEYICNSLMAGSWADRSPLHDAAFQGRLLTLKTLIAQGFNVNIMTIDRMSPLHDACLGGHVACAKVLLENGANVNSVTVDGITPLYNACCSGSAACVNVLLEYGSIPQPDGQLASPVYEATKRGHRECMELLLANGVNIDLEIPQTGTPLYVACTFQRTDCVKKLLQLGANVHKGRLQDTPLHAAARKSSAKVVEMLIDYGADVKSRNSEGNRPVEVCAPNTAVERALLLREGPTALTQLCRLCIRQCLGRLRLHKLSSLDLPDRLKEFLLYR is encoded by the exons ATGTTTTGCTCGGAAATGGCTGGTATGCTGACAGATATTGCTGTCTGGAGGGAACCTTGGAACAGGCTCTATCAGATGCATGGAGAATACATTTGTAATTCTCTCATGGCTG GCTCCTGGGCTGACAGATCTCCTCTTCACGATGCCGCCTTCCAGGGCCGCCTTCTCACCCTCAAGACTCTCATTGCACAG GGTTTTAATGTGAATATTATGACCATCGACAGGATGTCTCCCCTGCATGACGCCTGTCTGGGAGGTCACGTTGCCTGTGCTAAGGTTCTCCTGGAGAATGGGGCAAAT GTGAATTCAGTGACTGTGGATGGCATCACCCCTCTGTACAATGCCTGCTGCAGTGGCAGTGCAGCCTGTGTCAATGTGTTGCTGGAGTATGGATCCATTCCACAGCCAGATGGCCAGCTTGCGTCACCCGTTTATGAAGCAACAAAGAGAG GTCACAGAGAGTGCATGGAGCTTTTACTCGCAAATGGAGTGAATATTGACTTAGAGATTCCACAGACGGGGACACCTCTTTATGTTGCCTGCACCTTTCAAAGGACAGACTGTGTCAAGAAGCTGCTACAGTTAG GAGCTAATGTTCACAAAGGCAGACTTCAGGATACCCCCCTTCATGCAGCTGCAAGGAAATCCAGTGCCAAAGTAGTGGAGATGTTGATCGATTATGGAGCAGATGTGAAATCCCGAAACAGTGAGGGGAACAGGCCTGTGGAAGTGTGTGCGCCAAACACAGCAGTGGAGAGAGCCCTGTTATTACGAGAAG GGCCCACTGCTCTGACACAACTGTGTCGCCTTTGTATACGGCAGTGCCTGGGGCGATTGAGGCTACACAAACTTTCCAGCTTAGATCTTCCAGATCGGTTAAAAGAGTTCCTGCTCTACAGGTAA
- the asb11 gene encoding ankyrin repeat and SOCS box protein 11 isoform X1, whose protein sequence is MEDSSILAAFNNIYVTIFALFCFKLLIKICLALLTHFYIVQGNRKEAARIAEEIYGISPGSWADRSPLHDAAFQGRLLTLKTLIAQGFNVNIMTIDRMSPLHDACLGGHVACAKVLLENGANVNSVTVDGITPLYNACCSGSAACVNVLLEYGSIPQPDGQLASPVYEATKRGHRECMELLLANGVNIDLEIPQTGTPLYVACTFQRTDCVKKLLQLGANVHKGRLQDTPLHAAARKSSAKVVEMLIDYGADVKSRNSEGNRPVEVCAPNTAVERALLLREGPTALTQLCRLCIRQCLGRLRLHKLSSLDLPDRLKEFLLYR, encoded by the exons ATGGAGGACAGTTCTATACTGGCtgcttttaataatatttatgttacaatttttgctttgttttgctttaaactTTTGATAAAGATTTGTCTCGCCTTGTTAACCCATTTCTACATCGTCCAAGGAAACAGAAAAGAGGCAGCTCGAATCGCAGAAGAGATCTATGGAATAAGCCCAG GCTCCTGGGCTGACAGATCTCCTCTTCACGATGCCGCCTTCCAGGGCCGCCTTCTCACCCTCAAGACTCTCATTGCACAG GGTTTTAATGTGAATATTATGACCATCGACAGGATGTCTCCCCTGCATGACGCCTGTCTGGGAGGTCACGTTGCCTGTGCTAAGGTTCTCCTGGAGAATGGGGCAAAT GTGAATTCAGTGACTGTGGATGGCATCACCCCTCTGTACAATGCCTGCTGCAGTGGCAGTGCAGCCTGTGTCAATGTGTTGCTGGAGTATGGATCCATTCCACAGCCAGATGGCCAGCTTGCGTCACCCGTTTATGAAGCAACAAAGAGAG GTCACAGAGAGTGCATGGAGCTTTTACTCGCAAATGGAGTGAATATTGACTTAGAGATTCCACAGACGGGGACACCTCTTTATGTTGCCTGCACCTTTCAAAGGACAGACTGTGTCAAGAAGCTGCTACAGTTAG GAGCTAATGTTCACAAAGGCAGACTTCAGGATACCCCCCTTCATGCAGCTGCAAGGAAATCCAGTGCCAAAGTAGTGGAGATGTTGATCGATTATGGAGCAGATGTGAAATCCCGAAACAGTGAGGGGAACAGGCCTGTGGAAGTGTGTGCGCCAAACACAGCAGTGGAGAGAGCCCTGTTATTACGAGAAG GGCCCACTGCTCTGACACAACTGTGTCGCCTTTGTATACGGCAGTGCCTGGGGCGATTGAGGCTACACAAACTTTCCAGCTTAGATCTTCCAGATCGGTTAAAAGAGTTCCTGCTCTACAGGTAA
- the asb11 gene encoding ankyrin repeat and SOCS box protein 11 isoform X4, translated as MEDSSILAAFNNIYVTIFALFCFKLLIKICLALLTHFYIVQGNRKEAARIAEEIYGISPGSWADRSPLHDAAFQGRLLTLKTLIAQGFNVNIMTIDRMSPLHDACLGGHVACAKVLLENGANVNSVTVDGITPLYNACCSGSAACVNVLLEYGSIPQPDGQLASPVYEATKRGANVHKGRLQDTPLHAAARKSSAKVVEMLIDYGADVKSRNSEGNRPVEVCAPNTAVERALLLREGPTALTQLCRLCIRQCLGRLRLHKLSSLDLPDRLKEFLLYR; from the exons ATGGAGGACAGTTCTATACTGGCtgcttttaataatatttatgttacaatttttgctttgttttgctttaaactTTTGATAAAGATTTGTCTCGCCTTGTTAACCCATTTCTACATCGTCCAAGGAAACAGAAAAGAGGCAGCTCGAATCGCAGAAGAGATCTATGGAATAAGCCCAG GCTCCTGGGCTGACAGATCTCCTCTTCACGATGCCGCCTTCCAGGGCCGCCTTCTCACCCTCAAGACTCTCATTGCACAG GGTTTTAATGTGAATATTATGACCATCGACAGGATGTCTCCCCTGCATGACGCCTGTCTGGGAGGTCACGTTGCCTGTGCTAAGGTTCTCCTGGAGAATGGGGCAAAT GTGAATTCAGTGACTGTGGATGGCATCACCCCTCTGTACAATGCCTGCTGCAGTGGCAGTGCAGCCTGTGTCAATGTGTTGCTGGAGTATGGATCCATTCCACAGCCAGATGGCCAGCTTGCGTCACCCGTTTATGAAGCAACAAAGAGAG GAGCTAATGTTCACAAAGGCAGACTTCAGGATACCCCCCTTCATGCAGCTGCAAGGAAATCCAGTGCCAAAGTAGTGGAGATGTTGATCGATTATGGAGCAGATGTGAAATCCCGAAACAGTGAGGGGAACAGGCCTGTGGAAGTGTGTGCGCCAAACACAGCAGTGGAGAGAGCCCTGTTATTACGAGAAG GGCCCACTGCTCTGACACAACTGTGTCGCCTTTGTATACGGCAGTGCCTGGGGCGATTGAGGCTACACAAACTTTCCAGCTTAGATCTTCCAGATCGGTTAAAAGAGTTCCTGCTCTACAGGTAA